From a single Stomoxys calcitrans chromosome 4, idStoCalc2.1, whole genome shotgun sequence genomic region:
- the LOC131996824 gene encoding uncharacterized protein LOC131996824, which yields MPAHELYKCLLCQKRHALKHCPRFILMTVEDRRVAVRRHEYCRNCLARSHTVEECISSGTCRKCGFQHHTMLHLHNFTVQQKKSHTPTKPARSLQQQAKSAASSKYKSKPATTPSRKSARPNNTARQKSARPHPHQRNNQQRNNKQKQRKTKPKVTKKQQHTSAKKHQAAPQPNYLVLSEAIKSLATVLCASSTHFA from the coding sequence ATGCCTGCTCATGAGCTTTATAAATGCCTGCTGTGTCAGAAAAGGCACGCTTTGAAGCACTGCCCCAGATTTATTTTGATGACAGTGGAGGATAGACGGGTGGCTGTACGACGTCACGAGTATTGCCGTAATTGCCTTGCGAGAAGCCACACGGTGGAGGAGTGCATATCATCAGGCACTTGCAGAAAGTGTGGGTTTCAACACCACACCATGCTGCACCTGCACAACTTCACTGTGCAGCAAAAGAAGTCCCACACTCCCACCAAGCCTGCCCGCTCCCTACAGCAACAAGCAAAATCTGCTGCTTCCTCCAAATATAAGTCTAAACCAGCTACAACACCATCACGAAAATCAGCAAGGCCTAACAATACCGCTCGCCAGAAATCAGCTCGACCCCATCCACACCAACGCAACAATCAACAacgcaacaacaaacaaaagcaGCGCAAAACCAAGCCAAAGGTCACCAAAAAACAACAGCACACCTCTGCAAAAAAGCACCAAGCAGCCCCTCAACCAAACTACTTGGTTTTGTCAGAGGCCATCAAGTCCTTGGCGACCGTACTGTGCGCATCTTCAACACATTTTGCGTAA
- the LOC131996897 gene encoding uncharacterized protein LOC131996897 yields MAPLPQDRCTITPAFHVTGIDFAGPFDIKSSPLRRSPLLKGYVSIFVCFATKAVHLEPCSELSTAAFEAAFARFLGRRGLPRKVVSDNGRNFVGASRKLLREFRSFIQTSASDISERYSTQGFEWQFIPPHAPHMGGLWESAVKSFKHHFRRVAGAHLFTFEQFATVLARIEGVLNSRPISAVSEDPNDLTALTPGHFLKGSPIMAFPEPTPQDVSLLNRWLKLKAIHHQFAIRWKEDYLKALQKRYKWRTTSPNMKIGDLVVVIDDLLPPSDWRLGRVVKTHAGSDKNTRIADVKIASGVITRPIVKLCLLPLLDQPQ; encoded by the coding sequence ATGGCACCGCTCCCTCAAGATAGATGTACGATAACTCCGGCATTTCACGTCACTGGCATAGACTTTGCAGGACCTTTTGATATTAAAAGTTCTCCACTACGCCGTTCCCCTCTCTTAAAGGGCTATGTCAGCATCTTTGTATGCTTCGCCACGAAAGCCGTACATCTGGAACCATGCTCGGAACTTTCCACGGCGGCATTTGAGGCCGCTTTTGCCCGTTTTCTTGGGAGACGAGGCCTACCTCGGAAGGTAGTTTCGGATAATGGTAGGAATTTCGTTGGTGCCAGTCGCAAGCTGCTACGGGAATTTAGAAGCTTCATCCAAACATCAGCAAGCGACATATCGGAAAGATATTCGACACAGGGCTTTGAATGGCAGTTTATACCACCCCACGCCCCTCATATGGGAGGACTCTGGGAGTCGGCTGTCAAGAGTTTCAAACACCACTTTAGAAGAGTAGCTGGGGCTCATTTGTTCACCTTCGAACAGTTTGCCACCGTGCTTGCCCGGATCGAGGGTGTCTTGAACTCACGTCCAATTTCCGCTGTCTCTGAGGATCCGAACGACCTCACAGCGTTGACTCCCGGACATTTCTTGAAGGGCTCGCCGATCATGGCATTTCCCGAGCCTACTCCTCAGGACGTCTCCCTACTAAATAGATGGTTGAAACTCAAGGCTATCCATCACCAATTTGCCATACGATGGAAGGAGGATTACCTCAAAGCTCTTCAAAAACGCTATAAATGGAGAACCACATCACCAAATATGAAAATCGGCGATCTGGTGGTCGTCATAGACGATTTGTTGCCGCCTAGTGACTGGCGCTTGGGGAGAGTAGTTAAGACGCATGCGGGGTCCGACAAAAACACGCGAATTGCAGATGTGAAGATTGCATCAGGAGTCATTACTCGACCGATAGTAAAATTGTGTCTCCTTCCCTTATTGGACCAACCCCAATAG
- the LOC131996898 gene encoding uncharacterized protein LOC131996898, which produces MSLENAASDLASLPSGSDNLTSSASSVKTSPSQDKFLFDCDHLINFCTQFEQSDIQDQTDSLLEVKLEDLENRWQQLQATYEGLMLAPSNTNTKDFRANARINFNASSEAYYTARSQILDILRISGGNARQNARHSLIPAYIPQSTANHPSQEIGTSYIKVPPCDTEVFKGGYEEWPSFRDMFTAVYANHPKLTRAQKLYHLRNKTRGAAGAIVKRYTLCDENFELAWSALKARYENKRVLVDNQLKILFNIPTASVENSEAIHRIQSTVNDCLCTLRTLDVDVESWDPILLYLVSTKLPDETLALWEQSLTSHRELPTWNQLDGFLISRYEIVERLSSMKATKTRSSLPSQNSGKIQTYHSQEKLSSSCPLCSSDHSIRSCGQFRKYTAQQRIDFAFKHKLCINCLSSSHLKTNCKSTNTCIVCHKPHYTLLHLKGKPEGKSEDQVPHTSHNDNKVPIQSSDPSPKASSHIEAPSTSGARRLSHVQANFSANNEMILLRTALVRIEHQGELFTLRALIDPGSQRTFITQRMQKRLQLPTTKAHFEIFGIGEQTQTSEKECQLVIVAEKYDVRFTVSAIVLPKVTKWLPSVSFEISNPSELEELDLADPSFNKSAQIDLILGNDSERFISVEGIRKNICGDTSAYNTVFGWVLSGPMQTERIFSFSTNVVESEDVKISELLRKFWEQEEVPMAPPLCEEDQFCEEFYSKTTSRSPDGRYVVRLPFKAEFSDSLSLGSSRFLALAQYNRMESKLSDDPELNTEYNSVLNEYISLGHAEETSSQEINSGGKYNSFYLPHHAVVRPEHKSTKVRIVFNASRKSKSRQSLNDVLHTGPTLQTDLTSVLLNWRKYRYVFCGDIQKMYRQIWLHPIDRAYQRILFRPDPKGPVKDFELKTVTFGVNCAPFLAIRTLLQLASDSEREFPDVAETLRKETYVDDILSGGFSIEDTIRAQENLSSVLKQAGFPLVKMTANDPKLLAHLPQESLYDSEFLRFDESSTTKTLGIKWNALTDSFSYTLGAIPTDQPISKRKVLSAVAQLFDPAGWVAPVVIRSKILMQQLWLEGLDWDDELSPETLLKWNALVSDLKHIGSISIPRWLQYHPSDIVEIHGFSDASQAAMCACQGSTTKTRLPASIGTQWCISAR; this is translated from the exons ATGAGCTTGGAAAACGCGGCCTCAGATTTGGCATCCCTACCTTCGGGATCTGATAATCTTACAAGCTCCGCTTCCTCAGTGAAAACGTCTCCAAGTCAGGACAAATTTCTCTTTGATTGCGACCATTTGATCAACTTTTGCACTCAGTTTGAGCAAAGTGACATTCAGGATCAAACGGATTCGCTATTGGAGGTGAAGTTGGAAGATTTGGAGAATAGGTGGCAACAACTTCAGGCTACCTATGAAGGTCTCATGCTAGCTCCAAGTAACACCAATACCAAGGACTTTAGGGCGAACGCAAGGATAAATTTCAACGCCAGTTCCGAGGCATATTACAcggcaagatcccagattctcgacattctgagaatCTCGGGTGGAAATGCTCGCCAGAACGCGAGGCACAGCCTTATTCCGGCTTATATTCCCCAATCTACGGCTAACCATCCTTCTCAAGAGATTGGTACTAGCTATATCAAGGTCCCTCCCTGTGATACTGAGGTATTTAAAGGAGGTTACGAAGAATGGCCGTCATTCCGTGACATGTTCACGGCGGTTTACGCAAACCATCCGAAATTGACCCGAGCTCAAAAGTTATATCATCTGCGAAACAAGACTAGGGGTGCGGCCGGTGCCATAGTCAAGAGGTACACTCTCTGTGATGAGAATTTTGAGCTCGCTTGGAGTGCCCTCAAAGCTCGCTATGAGAATAAGCGAGTCTTAGTAGATAATCAGTTGAAAATCCTCTTCAACATCCCAACGGCCTCTGTGGAGAATAGTGAAGCAATTCACAGGATTCAATCCACAGTTAATGATTGTCTCTGCACTCTAAGAACTCTTGACGTCGATGTGGAAAGCTGGGATCCAATCTTGTTATACTTGGTATCGACCAAGTTGCCAGATGAGACACTGGCTCTCTGGGAACAATCACTCACATCTCACCGTGAACTTCCCACTTGGAACCAGCTAGACGGGTTTCTCATTAGTCGATACGAGATCGTAGAACGTCTCTCAAGCATGAAGGCCACAAAAACTAGAAGTTCGCTCCCATCTCAAAACAGTGGTAAGATCCAAACTTATCACTCGCAAGAAAAGCTCAGTTCTTCTTGCCCCCTATGCAGTTCCGATCACTCAATAAGAAGCTGTGGCCAGTTTCGGAAATATACTGCACAGCAACGCATAGATTTTGCGTTTAAGCACAAATTATGCATTAATTGCTTATCCTCGTCTCATCTCAAGACAAATTGCAAAAGTACAAACACTTGCATCGTTTGTCACAAGCCACATTATACCCTTCTTCACCTTAAGGGCAAACCTGAGGGAAAATCTGAGGATCAAGTACCTCATACTAGTCATAACGACAACAAAGTTCCGATCCAATCATCTGATCCAAGCCCAAAGGCTTCATCTCATATTGAAGCGCCCTCAACTTCAGGGGCAAGACGCCTCTCTCATGTTCAGGCCAATTTCTCGGCCAACAATGAAATGATTTTGCTACGAACAGCTCTGGTTCGCATTGAACATCAGGGGGAGCTGTTTACTCTAAGAGCCCTTATTGATCCTGGTTCTCAACGAACATTCATTACTCAAAGAATGCAGAAGCGCTTGCAACTTCCCACTACTAAAGCGCACTTTGAGATTTTTGGAATTGGCGAACAAACTCAGACGTCGGAAAAGGAATGCCAACTCGTCATTGTTGCGGAGAAGTACGACGTCCGCTTTACTGTCTCGGCTATAGTTTTGCCTAAAGTGACAAAATGGCTTCCTTCCGTCTCATTCGAGATATCAAATCCCTCAGAGTTGGAGGAGCTTGACTTAGCCGATCCAAGCTTTAATAAATCAGCTCAAATCGACCTGATATTGGGCAATGATTCTGAACGATTCATAAGTGTTGAAGGAATCAGGAAGAATATATGTGGTGATACCTCAGCATACAATACGGTTTTTGGCTGGGTGTTGAGCGGTCCAATGCAAACTGAAAGAATTTTCTCATTTTCCACGAACGTGGTTGAATCCGAGGATGTAAAAATAAGCGAACTTCTGAGAAAATTCTGGGAGCAAGAAGAGGTACCCATGGCTCCCCCTCTGTGTGAGGAAGATCAGTTTTGCGAGGAGTTCTACTCGAAAACTACCTCCAGATCCCCGGATGGTAGATACGTCGTGAGACTGCCTTTCAAAGCTGAATTCTCCGACTCCCTATCTCTTGGCTCATCTCGTTTTCTCGCTCTGGCTCAATATAATCGAATGGAGTCAAAGCTCTCTGATGATCCCGAGCTAAATACCGAATATAATTCAGTTTTGAACGAGTACATCTCTCTCGGTCATGCTGAAGAGACCTCATCCCAAGAAATAAACTCCGGTGGAAAATACAATTCGTTCTATCTTCCCCACCATGCAGTCGTCCGTCCAGAGCATAAGTCCACTAAAGTCAGAATCGTCTTTAACGCGTCTCGTAAGAGCAAATCTAGACAGTCTTTAAATGATGTGCTCCATACTGGACCTACGCTCCAGACTGACTTGACATCAGTACTTCTCAATTGGCGAAAGTATAGATATGTTTTCTGCGGGGACATTCAAAAGATGTATAGGCAGATATGGCTACACCCGATCGACAGAGCTTATCAGCGTATACTTTTCCGGCCAGATCCCAAGGGACCGGTAAAAGATTTTGAGTTAAAAACGGTTACCTTTGGCGTGAACTGTGCGCCGTTCTTAGCAATTCGCACGCTCCTACAACTCGCCTCTGATTCTGAAAGGGAGTTTCCCGATGTCGCGGAAACATTGAGAAAAGAGACATATGTCGACGACATTTTGTCCGGAGGCTTCTCTATAGAGGACACTATTCGAGCACAAGAGAACTTAAGCTCAGTCCTTAAGCAGGCAGGGTTTCCTCTTGTAAAAATGACTGCAAATGACCCCAAATTGCTTGCTCATCTCCCACAAGAGAGTCTATATGACTCCGAGTTCTTGCGCTTTGACGAGTCGAGCACTACCAAGACACTTGGCATCAAATGGAATGCGCTAACTGATTCCTTCAGTTACACTCTCGGCGCCATTCCGACGGACCAACCCATTAGTAAACGCAAGGTTCTTTCAGCCGTGGCTCAATTATTTGATCCTGCAGGTTGGGTTGCTCCTGTAGTAATTAGATCGAAGATATTGATGCAACAACTTTGGCTCGAAGGTCTTGATTGGGATGATGAACTCAGCCCAGAGACTTTGCTGAAGTGGAACGCTCTGGTATCCGATTTGAAGCACATCGGGTCGATTTCTATTCCCAGATGGCTGCAGTACCATCCCTCCGATATAGTTGAAATACATGGATTCTCTGACGCGTCTCAAGCGGCAATGTGTGCATGC CAAGGTAGCACCACTAAAACCCGTCTGCCTGCCTCGATTGGAACTCAATGGTGCATTTCTGCTCGCTAA
- the LOC106092483 gene encoding putative uncharacterized protein DDB_G0289963 isoform X2 has product MCANVTYIQPKQEINLEMFLNENQSAKYAVSTRNPSPFCIPIMLNIPMSMCVQMSDVGLQGDNMHACMDFMVQLASSGLFEMHFQCMQMGAQGVQWVSPTGGPVIPPSQSKLTNRSEAESEEYYDEENEKEIAPIVTVTKEEGPKQENDENKAEEELDYEDDLMDEETATEVKQSSAQDASKENEVLASEVIKNVTTEVVLNDITDELQKENMLTETSNVSSISASMELQNYGVDDITTENIFNASDSNVSMDLVDDSMEKTIEPQTLENSINSEGSGGDSLSLEDVVTSTTPKSATTSTTTTPTPSVTTKTTEATPSDSDNLTVTVKEDNINDNDDNAEYEDEEEEEEGEENSDNTDAGEQEKHDDEEHQSGETVTKNTEIEENMISKNDTNIANNSLEENNDNNSEEYDEEDYEETTTLATEAHTHDQHTEVLTFGATTASTTTINTNLDDKLQTSTVNIVNEMPEHLFEDNVKQTQLSEEMMVKVNDNIDNFDSSSSSLQQSEEDHMVNANYTYTANKTEEATNTISRKLKNKRNASKSPHQQNQRQNHHLPTSNLLYRRFQSNYRHHRQLHV; this is encoded by the coding sequence TGTGTGCCAATGTGACCTACATTCAGCCAAAACAAGAAATCAATTTGGAAATGTTCCTCAATGAGAATCAATCTGCCAAATATGCTGTATCAACGCGTAATCCCTCGCCATTCTGTATACCCATAATGCTTAACATTCCCATGTCAATGTGCGTACAAATGTCCGATGTAGGATTACAGGGAGACAATATGCATGCCTGCATGGATTTCATGGTGCAATTGGCTTCATCGGGCCTATTTGAAATGCACTTTCAATGTATGCAAATGGGAGCGCAGGGTGTACAATGGGTGTCACCGACCGGAGGTCCAGTAATTCCACCCTCTCAAAGTAAACTCACAAATCGCAGTGAAGCGGAGTCTGAGGAATACTACGATGAGGAGAATGAAAAGGAGATAGCACCAATAGTCACAGTTACTAAAGAAGAAGGCCCGAAACAGGAAAATGATGAAAATAAAGCGGAAGAGGAGTTGGATTATGAGGACGATTTAATGGATGAGGAGACAGCTACAGAAGTGAAGCAAAGCTCTGCTCAAGATGCAAGCAAAGAAAATGAAGTGCTGGCAAGCGAAGTAATCAAGAATGTGACTACAGAGGTTGTATTGAATGACATAACAGATGAATTGCAAAAGGAGAATATGCTTACAGAAACTTCCAATGTTAGCAGCATTAGTGCATCTATGGAGTTGCAAAATTACGGAGTTGATGATATAACAACTGAAAATATATTCAATGCCAGTGACTCCAATGTGTCGATGGATTTAGTTGATGATTCCATGGAGAAAACAATTGAGCCTCAAACTCTGGAAAACAGTATTAATAGTGAAGGTAGTGGAGGAGATTCATTGTCTTTAGAGGATGTTGTGACCAGCACAACACCAAAGTCGGCAACAACCTCAACCACAACAACTCCAACACCATCGGTTACAACAAAAACTACAGAAGCGACACCAAGTGATAGTGACAATTTAACAGTCACAGTTAAAGAAGACAACATTAATGACAATGATGATAATGCTGAATATGAAGATGAAGAAGAAGAGGAGGAAGGTGAGGAAAATAGTGACAATACAGATGCTGGGGAACAAGAAAAGCATGATGATGAGGAACATCAATCAGGGGAAACAGTAACAAAAAATACTGAAATTGAAGAGAACATGATTTCCAAAAATGACACAAACATTGCCAACAATAGCTTGGAAGAAAACAATGATAACAACTCTGAGGAGTATGATGAAGAAGATTATGAAGAAACAACTACATTGGCCACTGAAGCCCATACACATGATCAACATACCGAAGTCTTAACATTTGGAGCCACAACTGCATCAACAACAACCATCAACACTAACTTAGATGACAAATTACAAACATCTACTGTCAATATTGTGAATGAGATGCCTGAACATTTGTTTGAAGACAATGTAAAACAAACACAATTGTCCGAAGAAATGATGGTTAAAGTCAATGACAATATTGACAACTTCGATAGTAGTAGCAGTTCACTACAACAAAGCGAAGAAGATCATATGGTCAATGCTAATTATACCTATACAGCTAATAAAACTGAGGAAGCGACAAATACAATATCTCGTAAATTAAAGAACAAACGAAATGCAAGCAAATCACCACACCAACAGAACCAAAGACAGAATCATCACCTGCCCACAAGTAATCTTCTCTATAGAAGATTTCAAAGCAATTATCGTCACCACCGCCAACTTCATGTATAA